TTTCAGTCGAAGGCGGAGACGACGTATTCGTCCACTTCAGTGCAATTCAAAGCGATGGGTTCCGCACTTTGGAAGAAGGCCAACGCGTTGAGTTCGAAATCGTTGAAGGACAACGCGGTCCTCAAGCTGCGAACGTAGTCGTTGTGAGATAACCATCTAATAAATTAGACCCATGTTACATGGGTCTTTTTTAATTTGAGGAGGAAATTCACATGCGGTACAACAGGCCTGAACCGGAATATGCTGACGTTGTTGTTTGGCAGTGCACAGAATGCAACTGCTGGTCCAGACAGGAATTTGTTTCTGCAAGTGAACCAGTCTGCCCTATGTGTGGTGCTGCCATGGTGAGCGAGACAAAAAACATTCGCATTAAATAGCCAAGCACAACGACCATTGGCAGCCTAAACCGTCAATCGGCAACCAAAGACGCAAAGCG
The Alicyclobacillus curvatus genome window above contains:
- a CDS encoding cold-shock protein, with product MTQGTVKWFNGDKGFGFISVEGGDDVFVHFSAIQSDGFRTLEEGQRVEFEIVEGQRGPQAANVVVVR